Proteins encoded in a region of the Oxyura jamaicensis isolate SHBP4307 breed ruddy duck chromosome 10 unlocalized genomic scaffold, BPBGC_Ojam_1.0 oxy10_random_OJ61, whole genome shotgun sequence genome:
- the ZNF710 gene encoding zinc finger protein 710 isoform X2, translating to MDRFTECGTQTDAVVVLSLAQAAVLGLVSENELLGATVSPAGFFPGLGGELPEAAGVEPEEPEGEYRLEGDGQAPGDGQEEEALEAESSLEKHARRRKRPPVRLVPKVKREKAEVEEEVVYEVSVPGEDKDELQHKLPPAFPDPSQEKTVQSSAVKMIDLSSFSRKPRRLRHLRRHTRQSTESYEPRHSEPDPAGTAEGSTAGTPQAECAFEAGAPSPGEVEAPASPEQVKSEQGFSWQEPGELEADAAGANSERNKKAQLDRLDINVQIDDSYLVEAGDRQKRWQCRMCEKSYTSKYNLVTHILGHNGIKPHSCPHCNKLFKQPSHLQTHLLTHQGTRPHKCEVCSKAFTQTSHLKRHMLLHTDIKPYSCRFCGRGFAYPSELKAHEVKHESGRCHVCVECGLDFSTLTQLKRHLATHQGPTLYQCLECSKSFHYRSQLQNHMLKHQNVRPFVCTECGMEFSQIHHLKQHSLTHKGVKEFKCEVCGREFTLQANMKRHMLIHTSVRPYQCHICFKTFVQKQTLKTHMIVHSPVKPFKCKVCGKSFNRMYNLLGHMHLHAGSKPFKCPYCSSKFNLKGNLSRHMKVKHGVMDISLDSQDPMMDLAGAEHAELDGQQEMEDFEEENSYGYGGVGNPPDESALTEQAMKEMAYYNML from the exons ATGGATCGCTTCACCGAGTGTGGGACCCAGACGGACGCCGTGGTGGTGCTctccctggcacaggctgcggTGCTGGGCTTGGTGTCTGAGAATGAGCTGCTTGGGGCCACCGTCAGCCCCGCCGGCTTCTTcccggggctgggaggagaactGCCAGAGGCAGCCGGCGTGGAGCCCGAGGAGCCGGAGGGCGAGTACCGGCTGGAGGGCGACGGGCAGGCACCAGGGGacgggcaggaggaggaagcccTGGAGGCAGAGTCCTCCTTGGAGAAGCATGCCCGGAGGAGGAAGCGGCCTCCTGTGAGGCTGGTGCCCAAGGTCAAGCGCGAGAAGGCCGAGGTGGAGGAAGAGGTGGTGTACGAAGTGTCCGTCCCCGGGGAAGACAAGGACGAGCTGCAGCACAAGCTCCCGCCCGCCTTCCCGGACCCCAGCCAGGAGAAGACGGTGCAGAGCAGCGCCGTGAAGATGATCGAcctcagctccttcagcaggAAGCCCCGCCGCCTGCGGCACCTGCGCCGGCACACGCGCCAGTCCACGGAGAGCTACGAGCCGCGCCACAGCGAGCCCGACCCGGCGGGCACGGCCGAGGGCAGCACCGCAGGCACCCCGCAGGCCGAGTGCGCCTTCGAGGCGGGCGCCCCGTCCCCCGGCGAGGTGGAGGCGCCCGCGTCCCCCGAGCAGGTGAAGAGCGAGCAGGGCTTCTCGTGGCAGGAGCCCGGGGAGCTCGAGGCGGACGCGGCGGGCGCCAACAGCGAGCGCAACAAGAAGGCGCAGCTGGACCGGCTGGACATCAACGTGCAGATCGACGACTCCTACCTGGTGGAGGCGGGGGACCGCCAGAAGCGCTGGCAGTGCCGCATGTGCGAGAAGTCCTACACCTCCAAGTACAACCTGGTGACCCACATCCTGGGCCACAACGGCATCAAGCCCCACTCCTGCCCGCACTGCAACAAGCTCTTCAAGCAGCCCAGCCACCTGCAGACCCACCTGCTGACCCACCAGGGCACGCGGCCGCACAAGTGCGAGGTGTGCAGCAAGGCGTTCACGCAGACCAGCCACCTGAAGCGGCACATGCTGCTGCACACCGACATCAAGCCCTACAGCTGCCGCTTCTGCGGGAGGGGCTTCGCCTACCCCAGCGAGCTGAAGGCGCACGAGGTGAAGCACGAGAGTGGCCGCTGCCACGTCTGCGTGGAGTGCGGGCTGGACTTCTCCACGCTCACCCAGCTGAAGCGGCACCTCGCCACGCACCAGGGCCCCACGCTCTACCAGTGCCTGGAGTGCAGCAAGTCCTTCCACTACCGCAGCCAGCTGCAGAACCACATGCTGAAGCACCAGAACGTCCGTCCCTTCGTCTGCACCGAGTGCGGCATGGAGTTCAGCCAGATCCACCACCTCAAGCAGCATTCGCTCACCCACAAG GGCGTGAAGGAGTTCAAGTGCGAGGTGTGCGGGCGGGAGTTCACCCTGCAGGCCAACATGAAGCGCCACATGCTCATACACACCAGCGTCCGTCCGTACCAGTGCCACATCTGCTTCAAGACGTTTGTGCAGAAGCAGACGCTCAAGACCCACATGATTGTGCACTCACCGGTGAAGCCATTCAAATGCAAG GTTTGTGGGAAGTCCTTTAACCGCATGTACAACCTGCTGGGCCACATGCACCTGCACGCTGGGAGCAAGCCCTTCAAGTGTCCCTACTGCTCCAGCAAGTTCAACCTGAAGGGCAACCTGAGCCGGCACATGAAGGTCAAGCACGGGGTGATGGACATCAGCCTGGACAGCCAAG ACCCCATGATGGACCTGGCCGGGGCTGAGCACGCCGAGCTGGACGGCCAGCAGGAGATGGAAGACTTCGAGGAGGAGAACTCTTACGGCTACGGAGGGGTCGGCAACCCCCCGGACGAGAGTGCACTGACGGAGCAGGCCATGAAGGAGATGGCGTACTACAACATGTTGTAG
- the CIB1 gene encoding calcium and integrin-binding protein 1 yields the protein MGGTGSLLPREALREYQELTFLSKQEILLAYKRFSELLPKEQRENACSLRVPKSRILTLPELRANPFQHRICRVFSTSEERDDSMSFEDFLDMLSVFSDSATSDIKSHYAFRIFDFDDDGTLDRKDLEKLVNCLTGQGEEASLSNAEMEQLIQNILEESDIDKDGTINLSEFQHVVSRSPDFASSFKIVL from the exons ATGGGGGGCACGGGCAGCCTGCTGCCGCGGGAGGCGCTGCGCGAGTACCAG GAGCTGACCTTCCTGAGCAAGCAGGAGATCCTGCT TGCCTACAAGAGGTTCAGTGAGCTGCTGCcaaaggagcagagggagaatGCCTGCTCCCTGCGCGTTCCCAAGAGCCGGATCCTGACGCTGCCCGAGCTGCGG GCAAACCCCTTCCAGCACCGGATCTGCAGGGTCTTCTCCACCTCAGAGGAGAGGGATGACAGCATGTCCTTTGAAGACTTCCTCGACATGCTGAGTGTCTTCAGCGACTCCGCCACCTCGGATATCAAATCCCACTATGCTTTCCGCATCTTTG ACTTTGACGATGATGGGACTCTGGACAGAAAGGACCTGGAGAAGCTGGTCAACTGCTTGACGGGGCAGGGTGAGGAGGCGTCTCTGAGCAACGCGGAGATGGAGCAGCTCATCCAGAAC ATCCTGGAGGAGTCAGACATTGACAAGGACGGCACCATCAACCTCTCTGAGTTCCAGCACGTCGTGTCCCGCTCCCCGGACTTTGCCAG CTCCTTCAAGATTGTCCTTTGA
- the IDH2 gene encoding isocitrate dehydrogenase [NADP], mitochondrial, which produces MDGDEMTRIIWAFIKEKLILPNVDVQLKYFDLGLPHRDKTDDQVTIDSALATQKYSVAVKCATITPDEARVEEFKLKKMWKSPNGTIRNILGGTVFREPIICKNIPRLVPGWTKPITIGRHAHGDQYKATDFVVNKSGTFKMVFTPKDGSGVKEWEVYNFPGGGVGMGMYNTDESISGFAHSCFQYAIQKKWPLYMSTKNTILKAYDGRFKDLFQEIFDKHYKTEFDKLKIWYEHRLIDDMVAQVLKSAGGFVWACKNYDGDVQSDILAQGFGSLGLMTSVLVCPDGKTIEAEAAHGTVTRHYREHQKGRPTSTNPIASIFAWTRGLEHRGKLDSNPELIKFAQTLEKVCVETVESGTMTKDLAGCIHGLANVKLNEHFVNTTDFLDAIKNNLDKALGKK; this is translated from the exons ATGGACGGAGACGAGATGACACGGATCATCTGGGCCTTCATCAAGGAGAAG CTGATCCTGCCCAACGTGGACGTCCAGCTGAAGTATTTTGACCTGGGCCTGCCGCACCGGGACAAGACGGACGACCAGGTCACCATCGACTCGGCGCTGGCCACCCAGAAGTACAGCGTGGCCGTCAAGTGTGCCACCATCACTCCGGATGAAGCCAGGGTGGAAG AGTTCAAGCTGAAGAAGATGTGGAAGAGCCCCAACGGGACCATCCGGAACATCCTGGGCGGGACGGTGTTCCGGGAGCCCATCATCTGCAAGAACATCCCCCGCCTGGTGCCCGGCTGGACCAAGCCCATCACCATCGGCAGGCATGCCCACGGTGACCAG TACAAAGCCACCGACTTCGTGGTGAACAAGTCCGGGACGTTCAAGATGGTCTTCACACCAAAGGACGGCAGCGGGGTGAAGGAGTGGGAGGTGTACAACTTCCCCGGCGGCGGCGTGGGCATGGGCATGTATAACACAGACGAG TCCATCTCGGGCTTTGCTCACAGCTGCTTTCAGTACGCCATCCAGAAGAAGTGGCCTCTCTACATGAGCACCAAGAACACCATCCTCAAAGCCTACGACGGGCGCTTCAAAGACCTCTTCCAGGAGATCTTCGATAA GCACTACAAGACAGAGTTTGACAAGCTGAAGATCTGGTACGAGCACCGGCTTATCGACGACATGGTGGCCCAGGTGCTAAAGTCTGCCGGTGGCTTTGTCTGGGCGTGCAAGAACTACGACGGGGACGTCCAGTCGGATATCCTGGCCCAAG GCTTCGGCTCCCTGGGGCTGATGACCTCCGTCCTGGTGTGTCCGGACGGGAAGACCATCGAGGCAGAGGCGGCCCACGGCACCGTCACGCGCCACTACCGGGAGCACCAGAAG GGACGACCCACCAGCACCAACCCCATCGCCAGCATCTTCGCCTGGACGCGTGGGCTGGAGCACAGGGGCAAGTTGGACAGTAATCCAGAGCTGATCAA GTTTGCTCAGACGCTGGAGAAGGTCTGCGTTGAGACCGTGGAGAGTGGGACGATGACGAAGGATCTGGCAGGCTGCATTCACGGGCTTGCCAA CGTGAAGCTGAACGAGCACTTTGTGAACACCACCGACTTCCTGGATGCCATCAAGAACAActtggacaaggccctgggcaagAAGTAG
- the SEMA4B gene encoding semaphorin-4B, whose product MAPRPALPVLAHSVLAALLLSAAQEPVPRVSLPYDSAERVVHHFRVPGVSNYTALLLSPDGGTLYLGAREVLFAVNTSHFQPGAPARRLPWGADEEKKRQCVFKGKDPQRDCHNYIKMLLQLNSTHLYTCGTCAFSPACAYVNVQRFSLERDASGRVLLEDGKGRCPFDPEYRSTAVMVDGELYAGTVSNFQGNEPTIYRSQESRIALKTENSLNWLQDPVFVGSAYLRESLPAGNPEGDDDKVYFFFSETGKEFDYFENTIVSRIARVCKGDQGGERVLQRRWTTFLKAQLLCSHPEDGFPFNVLQDVFVLTPGELRWRETVFYGVFTSQWNKGGLGSSAVCAFPIRSVQRAFSGLYKEVNRETQQWYTDTSPVPEPRPGTCITSHTRHLKINSSLQMPDRVLNFIKDHFLMDSPVRSQPLLLQSRLRYQQIGVHRAQGLHGTYDVLFLGTDDGRLHKAVHVNHRVHIIEEIHLFPAGQPILQLLLDHDQGLVYAASYAAVAQVPFANCSLYRSCGECVLARDPFCAWSRGACRSTALHPSAHPQFWAQDIEGADTERLCQSANVSQPRPRILLTPASGTPCQQIQLPPNAVRPLPCRLLSNLASRRWLHNGAPVNASYLVLPEGALILVGSPERAGTYECWSLEEGFRKLMASYCVGVQELAHGPPEPGSKVSAGRDALEAISTSRSTSAVGSAAARLDGKTYWTEFLVMCVLFATAVLVLALFLLHRHRDGMKALLEPADPGRHQKPPRKPVESLPLNGSSLPSTVPEHKGYQALQDNYIVSTPVHEPPGTTRAFSESEKRPLHVRDSFVEVSPACQRPRVRLGSEIQDSVV is encoded by the exons ATGGCGCCGCGGCCGGCGCTGCCCGTCCTGGCGCACTCGGTGCTGGCGGCGCTGCTGCTCTCGGCGGCGCAGGAGCCGGTGCCGCGGGTCAGCCTGCCCTACG ACTCTGCCGAGCGGGTCGTGCACCACTTCAGGGTGCCCGGTGTGTCCAACTACACGGCGCTGCTGCTGAGCCCGGACGGCGGCACCCTCTACCTGGGGGCACGCGAGGTGCTCTTCGCCGTCAACACCAGCCACTTCCAGCCTGGTGCACCAGCCCGCAGG ctgccGTGGGGTGCGGATGAGGAGAAGAAGAGGCAGTGTGTGTTCAAGGGCAAGGACCCCCAG AGGGACTGTCACAACTACATcaagatgctgctgcagctgaacagCACCCACCTCTACACCTGCGGGACCTGTGCCTTCAGCCCCGCCTGCGCCTACGTT AACGTGCAGCGCTTCAGCCTGGAGCGAGATGCGTCAGGAAGGGTGCTGCTGGAAGACGGGAAGGGACGCTGCCCCTTCGACCCTGAGTACCGCTCCACCGCCGTCATGGTCG ACGGCGAGCTCTATGCCGGGACTGTCAGCAACTTCCAGGGCAACGAGCCCACCATCTACCGCAGCCAGGAGAGCCGCATCGCCCTCAAGACGGAGAACTCCCTCAACTGGCTGCAGG ACCCGGTCTTCGTGGGCTCAGCCTACCTGCGGGAGAGCCTGCCTGCCGGCAACCCCGAGGGGGACGACGACAAGGTCTACTTCTTCTTCAGCGAGACTGGCAAGGAGTTCGACTACTTCGAGAACACCATCGTCTCACGCATCGCACGCGTGTGCAAG GGGGACCAGGGCGGGGAGCGGGTGCTGCAGAGGCGGTGGACGACCTTCCTGAAggcacagctgctctgctcGCACCCCGAGGACGGCTTCCCCTTCAACGTGCTGCAGGACGTCTTTGTGCTCACGCCGGGGGAGCTGCGCTGGAGGGAGACGGTCTTCTACGGGGTCTTCACCTCGCAGTG GAACAAGGGTGGCCTGGGCAGCTCGGCGGTGTGCGCCTTCCCCATCCGCAGCGTGCAGAGGGCCTTCAGCGGGCTCTACAAGGAGGTGAACCGCGAGACACAGCAGTGGTACACGGACACCAGCCCCGTGCCGGAGCCCCGTCCAGGCACG tgCATCACCAGCCACACGCGGCACCTGAAGATCAACTCGTCCCTGCAGATGCCGGACCGGGTGCTGAACTTCATCAAGGACCATTTCCTGATGGACAGCCCTGTCCGGAgccagccactgctgctgcagagccgcCTGCGCTACCAGCAGATCGGCGTCCACCGCGCACAGGGCCTCCACGGCACCTACGACGTCCTCTTCTTGGGCACGG ACGACGGCCGCTTGCACAAGGCTGTGCATGTGAACCACAGGGTGCACATCATCGAGGAGATCCACCTCTTCCCTGCCGGGCAGCccattctgcagctgctgctggaccATGACCAG GGCCTGGTCTACGCAGCCTCCTACGCAGCAGTGGCTCAGGTGCCCTTTGCCAACTGCAGTCTGTACCGCAGCTGTGGCGAGTGTGTGCTGGCGCGGGACCCCTTCTGCGCCTGGAGCCGGGGCGCCTGCCGCAGCACCGCCCTGCACCCTTCGGCGCACCCCCA GTTCTGGGCCCAGGACATCGAAGGAGCTGACACGGAGCGGCTCTGCCAGTCAGCCAACGTGtcccagccccgtccccgcaTCCTTCTGACCCCAG CCTCGGGCACCCCGTGCCAGCAGATCCAGCTGCCGCCTAACGCGGTGCGCCCGCTGCCGTGCCGCCTGCTCTCCAACCTGGCCTCGCGGCGCTGGCTGCACAATGGAGCCCCCGTCAACGCCTCCTACCTGGTGCTGCCCGAGGGGGCCCTCATCCTGGTGGGCAGCCCCGAGCGGGCGGGCACCTACGAGTGCTGGTCGCTGGAGGAAGGTTTCCGCAAGCTGATGGCCAGCTACTGCGTGGGCGTGCAGGAGCTGGCCCACGGGCCGCCAGAGCCCGGCAGCAAGGTGTCCGCCGGCCGGGATGCGCTGGAGGCCATCAGCACCTCGCGGAGCACCTCGGCAGTGGGCAGTGCCGCAGCCCGGCTGGACGGCAAGACCTACTGGACTGAGTTCCTGGTGATGTGCGTGCTCTTCGCCACAGCCGTGCTCGTGCTGgccctcttcctcctgcaccGGCACCGTGATGGTATGAAAGCTTTGCTGGAGCCCGCAGACCCTGGCCGGCACCAGAAGCCACCCCGCAAGCCCGTGGAGAGCCTGCCCCTGAACggcagcagcctgcccagcacGGTGCCCGAGCACAAGGGCTACCAGGCCCTGCAGGACAACTACATCGTCAGCACCCCCGTGCACGAGCCCCCGGGCACCACACGCGCCTTCTCCGAGTCGGAGAAGAGGCCCCTCCACGTCCGGGACAGCTTCGTGGAGGTATCTCCAGCCTGCCAAAGACCCCGGGTGCGCCTGGGCTCTGAGATCCAGGACTCGGTGGTGTGA
- the ZNF710 gene encoding zinc finger protein 710 isoform X1, translating to MDRFTECGTQTDAVVVLSLAQAAVLGLVSENELLGATVSPAGFFPGLGGELPEAAGVEPEEPEGEYRLEGDGQAPGDGQEEEALEAESSLEKHARRRKRPPVRLVPKVKREKAEVEEEVVYEVSVPGEDKDELQHKLPPAFPDPSQEKTVQSSAVKMIDLSSFSRKPRRLRHLRRHTRQSTESYEPRHSEPDPAGTAEGSTAGTPQAECAFEAGAPSPGEVEAPASPEQVKSEQGFSWQEPGELEADAAGANSERNKKAQLDRLDINVQIDDSYLVEAGDRQKRWQCRMCEKSYTSKYNLVTHILGHNGIKPHSCPHCNKLFKQPSHLQTHLLTHQGTRPHKCEVCSKAFTQTSHLKRHMLLHTDIKPYSCRFCGRGFAYPSELKAHEVKHESGRCHVCVECGLDFSTLTQLKRHLATHQGPTLYQCLECSKSFHYRSQLQNHMLKHQNVRPFVCTECGMEFSQIHHLKQHSLTHKEALLGIPPCAPAGSVQPELPQQSPARAASPRAHPVLQPLQGVKEFKCEVCGREFTLQANMKRHMLIHTSVRPYQCHICFKTFVQKQTLKTHMIVHSPVKPFKCKVCGKSFNRMYNLLGHMHLHAGSKPFKCPYCSSKFNLKGNLSRHMKVKHGVMDISLDSQDPMMDLAGAEHAELDGQQEMEDFEEENSYGYGGVGNPPDESALTEQAMKEMAYYNML from the exons ATGGATCGCTTCACCGAGTGTGGGACCCAGACGGACGCCGTGGTGGTGCTctccctggcacaggctgcggTGCTGGGCTTGGTGTCTGAGAATGAGCTGCTTGGGGCCACCGTCAGCCCCGCCGGCTTCTTcccggggctgggaggagaactGCCAGAGGCAGCCGGCGTGGAGCCCGAGGAGCCGGAGGGCGAGTACCGGCTGGAGGGCGACGGGCAGGCACCAGGGGacgggcaggaggaggaagcccTGGAGGCAGAGTCCTCCTTGGAGAAGCATGCCCGGAGGAGGAAGCGGCCTCCTGTGAGGCTGGTGCCCAAGGTCAAGCGCGAGAAGGCCGAGGTGGAGGAAGAGGTGGTGTACGAAGTGTCCGTCCCCGGGGAAGACAAGGACGAGCTGCAGCACAAGCTCCCGCCCGCCTTCCCGGACCCCAGCCAGGAGAAGACGGTGCAGAGCAGCGCCGTGAAGATGATCGAcctcagctccttcagcaggAAGCCCCGCCGCCTGCGGCACCTGCGCCGGCACACGCGCCAGTCCACGGAGAGCTACGAGCCGCGCCACAGCGAGCCCGACCCGGCGGGCACGGCCGAGGGCAGCACCGCAGGCACCCCGCAGGCCGAGTGCGCCTTCGAGGCGGGCGCCCCGTCCCCCGGCGAGGTGGAGGCGCCCGCGTCCCCCGAGCAGGTGAAGAGCGAGCAGGGCTTCTCGTGGCAGGAGCCCGGGGAGCTCGAGGCGGACGCGGCGGGCGCCAACAGCGAGCGCAACAAGAAGGCGCAGCTGGACCGGCTGGACATCAACGTGCAGATCGACGACTCCTACCTGGTGGAGGCGGGGGACCGCCAGAAGCGCTGGCAGTGCCGCATGTGCGAGAAGTCCTACACCTCCAAGTACAACCTGGTGACCCACATCCTGGGCCACAACGGCATCAAGCCCCACTCCTGCCCGCACTGCAACAAGCTCTTCAAGCAGCCCAGCCACCTGCAGACCCACCTGCTGACCCACCAGGGCACGCGGCCGCACAAGTGCGAGGTGTGCAGCAAGGCGTTCACGCAGACCAGCCACCTGAAGCGGCACATGCTGCTGCACACCGACATCAAGCCCTACAGCTGCCGCTTCTGCGGGAGGGGCTTCGCCTACCCCAGCGAGCTGAAGGCGCACGAGGTGAAGCACGAGAGTGGCCGCTGCCACGTCTGCGTGGAGTGCGGGCTGGACTTCTCCACGCTCACCCAGCTGAAGCGGCACCTCGCCACGCACCAGGGCCCCACGCTCTACCAGTGCCTGGAGTGCAGCAAGTCCTTCCACTACCGCAGCCAGCTGCAGAACCACATGCTGAAGCACCAGAACGTCCGTCCCTTCGTCTGCACCGAGTGCGGCATGGAGTTCAGCCAGATCCACCACCTCAAGCAGCATTCGCTCACCCACAAG GAGGCTCTGCTCGGGATCCCCCCGTGCGCCCCGGCCGGCAGTGTGCAGCCGGAGCTGCcgcagcagagccctgcccgCGCCGCCTCGCCGCGCGCTCACCCCGTGCTGCAACCCCTCCAGGGCGTGAAGGAGTTCAAGTGCGAGGTGTGCGGGCGGGAGTTCACCCTGCAGGCCAACATGAAGCGCCACATGCTCATACACACCAGCGTCCGTCCGTACCAGTGCCACATCTGCTTCAAGACGTTTGTGCAGAAGCAGACGCTCAAGACCCACATGATTGTGCACTCACCGGTGAAGCCATTCAAATGCAAG GTTTGTGGGAAGTCCTTTAACCGCATGTACAACCTGCTGGGCCACATGCACCTGCACGCTGGGAGCAAGCCCTTCAAGTGTCCCTACTGCTCCAGCAAGTTCAACCTGAAGGGCAACCTGAGCCGGCACATGAAGGTCAAGCACGGGGTGATGGACATCAGCCTGGACAGCCAAG ACCCCATGATGGACCTGGCCGGGGCTGAGCACGCCGAGCTGGACGGCCAGCAGGAGATGGAAGACTTCGAGGAGGAGAACTCTTACGGCTACGGAGGGGTCGGCAACCCCCCGGACGAGAGTGCACTGACGGAGCAGGCCATGAAGGAGATGGCGTACTACAACATGTTGTAG
- the GDPGP1 gene encoding GDP-D-glucose phosphorylase 1 — MAAASSREQPQPLDAPAPEDFVYGENEFVLQGVAWPGTASSRFDRALLGAWQDRMARGLFRYRLGELPTRVLPGAMRLVVQLNPQRATERRPPQAIHSLTQPFDPQQFNFTRIRPGEVLLRLHRRAGGDPPPLDRVLVAINVSPLERGHVLLLPEPALGLPQALTPQLLRFGLEAVLLSAQPGFRVGFNSLGASASVNHLHLHAFYLAHPLRVERAPAEPLLPERGLALLRDVPAPALLFYTAGADLQGLAEAVCGLAAGLAARGLAYNVFATRGAPPAGGETAPGLRVLLWPRRPSFEPEAGAVPAVALCELAGYLPLPTAAAFEALSEAEALRALRRPLLPEPELRRLAAELLPPRRSAGRAPDT; from the coding sequence ATGGCGGCGgcgagcagcagggagcagccgcAGCCGCTGGACGCCCCTGCGCCCGAGGACTTCGTGTACGGGGAGAACGAGTTCGTGCTGCAGGGGGTAGCCTGGCCCGGCACCGCGTCGTCCCGCTTCGACCGGGCCCTGCTGGGCGCGTGGCAGGACCGCATGGCGCGGGGCCTGTTCCGGTACCGCCTCGGGGAGCTGCCCACGCGCGTCCTGCCCGGCGCCATGCGCCTGGTGGTGCAGCTCAACCCGCAGCGCGCCACCGAGCGCCGGCCGCCGCAGGCCATCCACAGCCTGACGCAGCCCTTCGACCCACAGCAGTTCAACTTCACGCGGATCCGGCCCGGGGAGGTGCTGCTGCGCCTGCACCGCCGCGCCGGGGGCGACCCGCCGCCCCTGGACCGCGTGCTGGTGGCCATCAACGTCAGCCCGCTGGAGCGCGGCcacgtcctgctgctgcccgagCCGGCGCTGGGGCTGCCGCAGGCGCTCACCCCGCAGCTGCTGCGCTTCGGGCTGGAGGCCGTGCTGCTCAGCGCCCAGCCCGGCTTCCGCGTGGGCTTCAACAGCCTGGGCGCCTCGGCCTCCGTCAACCACCTGCACCTGCACGCCTTCTACCTGGCCCACCCGCTGCGCGTCGAGCGGGCGCCTGCCGAGCCGCTGCTCCCCGAGCGGGGCCTGGCCCTGCTGCGGGACGTCCCGGCGCCCGCCCTCCTCTTCTACACAGCCGGCGCGGACCTGCAGGGCCTGGCGGAGGCCGTGTGCGGGCTGGCGGCCGGGCTGGCGGCGCGGGGCCTGGCCTACAACGTGTTCGCCACGCGGGGCGCGCCGCCGGCGGGCGGGGAgacggccccggggctgcgggtgctgctgTGGCCGCGCAGGCCGAGCTTCGAGCCCGAGGCCGGGGCGGTGCCGGCCGTGGCGCTGTGCGAGCTGGCCGGGTACCTGCCGCTGCCGACCGCCGCCGCCTTCGAGGCGCTGTCGGAGGCCGAGGCGCTGCGCGCCCTGCGCCGCCCGCTGCTGCCCGAGCCCGAGCTGCGCCGCCTGGCGGCAGAGCTGCTCCCGCCGCGCCGCTCGGCGGGCCGGGCCCCGGACACGTGA